The proteins below come from a single Chryseobacterium sp. MA9 genomic window:
- a CDS encoding DUF6268 family outer membrane beta-barrel protein, which yields MKTLRRMLVPLAILPFKNITYAQKKDSIPLKVRAFFADKIPQARNFNLEYTLVSPSSFSSQLQGKDLPDNKVKSFQQLKADANIYFIKNRSWLLSTALSYRYTSIRNENPVIPGIEADENFHYHSEAINLTYFSRLLKKTAIYSASISTDGSDQHFERIRGLITASLILKATPKIKMTLGLAGIIDPSTQIPVLPIFTYENRFNNGWVLDVLLPKKVLVRKDISSNGRVSLGTEMDNTSFYTYRKNNTYEFRQVALNSGVIYEHNLGGNFIGTFKTGLRANINSRAFNKQESFNDYIWKGTYKPSFYFNAGISYNPFERRRAK from the coding sequence ATGAAAACATTGAGAAGAATGCTTGTCCCACTCGCAATCCTCCCTTTTAAAAACATTACATATGCCCAGAAAAAGGATAGTATTCCTTTGAAGGTTCGTGCTTTTTTTGCTGATAAAATTCCGCAGGCACGAAACTTTAATCTTGAATATACCCTGGTTTCTCCATCCTCTTTCTCTTCACAGCTTCAGGGAAAGGATCTGCCGGACAATAAGGTGAAAAGCTTTCAGCAGTTAAAAGCGGATGCCAATATTTATTTTATCAAAAACAGGAGTTGGCTTTTGAGTACTGCCTTGAGCTACCGTTACACTTCGATCAGAAATGAAAATCCTGTTATCCCCGGAATTGAAGCTGACGAAAATTTCCACTATCATTCGGAAGCCATCAATCTGACTTATTTTTCAAGATTGCTCAAAAAGACAGCCATCTACTCAGCCAGTATTTCAACGGATGGAAGTGATCAGCATTTTGAACGAATCAGAGGATTGATAACTGCTTCATTGATTTTAAAAGCAACTCCAAAAATAAAAATGACTCTTGGGCTGGCTGGTATTATTGATCCCAGTACCCAAATACCTGTACTTCCTATCTTCACTTATGAAAACAGATTTAATAACGGATGGGTATTGGATGTTCTGCTTCCGAAAAAAGTACTGGTAAGAAAAGATATTTCTTCAAATGGAAGAGTTTCATTGGGGACGGAAATGGACAACACTTCTTTTTACACCTACAGAAAGAATAATACGTATGAATTCCGGCAGGTTGCTCTCAATTCAGGGGTGATCTATGAGCATAATCTTGGGGGAAATTTCATAGGAACTTTTAAAACAGGGCTTAGAGCCAATATTAATTCCAGGGCTTTTAATAAACAGGAGTCTTTTAATGATTATATATGGAAAGGAACTTATAAACCTTCATTCTATTTCAATGCCGGAATTTCTTATAATCCTTTTGAAAGACGAAGAGCAAAATAA
- a CDS encoding glycosyltransferase family 32 protein: MAVPKQIFQTFITKKLPLITRYHIWNMKRKNPEYKYYFYDDQDIENFLEEEFSPQYIETYRKLRIGAAKADFFRYAVLYKKGGVYLDVDSSIIKPFRKLIKDNDEAVISVERHENLYVQWALIFNKNHPFLKKTLELMIDNINSHRYPHDIHSTTGPTVFSNGIRQSLEENPTIPFTLFDGIEFRGYLKFKYKLGKFFLYKTRSKHWKQMQKHQEIIF, translated from the coding sequence ATGGCAGTACCCAAACAAATATTTCAGACTTTTATAACTAAAAAACTTCCTCTGATTACGCGTTATCATATCTGGAATATGAAAAGAAAGAATCCGGAATATAAGTATTACTTTTATGATGATCAGGATATAGAAAATTTTCTCGAAGAAGAATTCTCTCCCCAATATATTGAAACTTATCGCAAGCTAAGGATTGGTGCTGCAAAAGCTGATTTTTTCAGATATGCTGTTTTATATAAGAAAGGAGGTGTATATCTGGATGTTGACAGTAGTATTATCAAGCCATTCAGAAAATTGATTAAAGATAATGATGAAGCTGTAATCAGTGTAGAAAGACATGAAAATCTGTATGTTCAATGGGCACTTATTTTCAATAAAAATCATCCTTTTCTAAAGAAAACACTGGAATTGATGATTGATAATATAAACAGCCACCGCTATCCACATGATATACATTCTACTACAGGACCTACTGTATTCAGTAATGGAATCAGACAGTCATTAGAAGAAAATCCGACAATTCCCTTTACATTATTTGACGGTATTGAGTTTCGCGGATATTTAAAGTTCAAATATAAACTGGGAAAATTTTTCTTATACAAAACAAGATCTAAACACTGGAAACAGATGCAAAAGCATCAGGAGATTATTTTTTAA
- a CDS encoding multidrug efflux SMR transporter, translated as MGRSYIFLALAIVFEIIATSFLKKSEEFSKLWPSVVTVIGYACAFYFLSLTLRQIPVGITYAIWSGVGIVFITMIGVIAFRQIPDLPAIIGIALIVIGVIIINVFSKMGTH; from the coding sequence ATGGGACGCAGTTATATTTTTCTTGCTTTAGCTATTGTATTTGAGATCATCGCTACGAGTTTCCTGAAAAAATCTGAAGAATTCTCCAAACTATGGCCATCCGTAGTGACAGTCATAGGATATGCCTGTGCTTTTTATTTTCTAAGTCTTACCCTTCGTCAGATTCCTGTAGGGATTACCTATGCAATCTGGTCCGGAGTGGGAATTGTCTTTATAACAATGATTGGGGTTATCGCCTTCAGGCAGATTCCTGATCTTCCAGCTATTATTGGTATTGCTCTGATTGTAATCGGGGTGATTATTATTAATGTATTTTCAAAAATGGGAACGCATTAA
- a CDS encoding AAA family ATPase has protein sequence MNLYNLIIQDKEQVNLNEVFLDKNNREHLVQLIKEHNYIKELQEYGLPVNNKILLQGSSGCGKTMTAKAIANALGKNIIILNLSNIVSSRIGETSQNIKMIFDKAARERSVLFLDELDQIGKARGSDDKDVGEMRRLVNTLIQLIDYYPENSLLICATNHPEIIDTALLRRFQLKINYEMSSAEILDTFYDQLLNQFPEEMRTVERKYTVSFAEAKDYALTAVKAALIKKLEAKETIPS, from the coding sequence ATGAATCTGTACAATCTTATTATCCAGGATAAGGAACAAGTCAACCTTAATGAAGTATTTCTAGATAAAAACAACAGGGAACATCTTGTGCAGCTTATCAAGGAACACAATTATATTAAAGAGCTGCAGGAATACGGTCTTCCGGTTAATAATAAGATTTTACTTCAGGGAAGTTCGGGATGCGGAAAAACAATGACAGCAAAAGCCATTGCCAATGCCCTGGGAAAAAATATTATTATTTTAAATCTTAGTAATATTGTTTCGTCCCGCATCGGAGAAACTTCCCAGAATATTAAAATGATTTTTGATAAGGCCGCCAGAGAAAGATCTGTCCTTTTTCTTGATGAACTGGATCAGATAGGAAAAGCAAGAGGCAGTGATGATAAGGATGTGGGCGAAATGAGAAGACTGGTGAACACCTTGATTCAATTGATTGATTATTACCCTGAGAATTCTCTTTTAATCTGTGCTACCAATCATCCTGAGATTATTGACACCGCTCTTTTAAGACGCTTCCAGCTAAAGATTAATTATGAAATGTCCTCTGCTGAGATCCTGGATACATTCTACGATCAATTACTAAATCAGTTTCCGGAAGAAATGAGAACCGTTGAAAGAAAATACACTGTTTCTTTTGCTGAAGCTAAGGATTATGCTTTAACGGCTGTAAAAGCCGCATTAATTAAAAAACTGGAAGCCAAAGAAACCATCCCATCATGA
- a CDS encoding YggS family pyridoxal phosphate-dependent enzyme produces the protein MKDDILHNLTTINNRIKNACEQSGRNIDEVKLLLATKTVSAERIKVALENGQILIAENKVQELKEKYDDLKDIPHNNHFIGHLQTNKIKDILKYDVTCVQSMDRLELAEKLHQRLLAENRTMDVLIQVNTSNEESKFGVDPNEAVGLIRKISHYSTLKIKGLMTIGLFSAETEKVRACFKILKNLQQDIIRENIPNVEMKELSMGMSGDLETAIEEGATIVRVGTAVFGARIYPDSYYWNEGKTNNQA, from the coding sequence ATGAAAGATGACATTCTCCACAATCTCACCACCATCAATAACCGGATAAAAAATGCCTGTGAACAATCCGGAAGAAATATTGATGAAGTTAAGTTATTACTGGCCACTAAAACAGTTTCTGCAGAACGAATTAAAGTTGCTCTGGAAAATGGCCAAATCTTAATTGCAGAAAACAAGGTGCAGGAATTAAAGGAGAAGTACGATGATTTAAAAGATATACCTCATAACAATCATTTTATAGGCCATCTTCAGACCAATAAAATCAAAGATATTCTGAAATATGATGTTACCTGCGTTCAGTCTATGGATCGTCTGGAACTTGCTGAAAAGCTTCATCAGAGACTTTTAGCTGAAAACAGGACAATGGATGTTTTAATTCAGGTGAATACTTCCAATGAAGAGAGTAAATTTGGAGTTGATCCCAATGAAGCGGTTGGACTTATCCGAAAGATTTCTCACTACTCTACTTTGAAAATAAAGGGCTTGATGACCATTGGTCTGTTCAGTGCTGAAACCGAGAAAGTAAGAGCATGTTTTAAAATCCTTAAAAATCTTCAACAGGACATCATTCGTGAAAACATTCCGAATGTGGAGATGAAAGAACTGTCTATGGGAATGAGCGGAGATCTGGAAACAGCCATTGAAGAAGGAGCTACCATTGTACGGGTGGGAACAGCTGTTTTTGGGGCCAGAATCTACCCGGACAGCTATTATTGGAATGAAGGAAAAACAAATAACCAAGCTTAA
- the gcvP gene encoding aminomethyl-transferring glycine dehydrogenase: protein MNTEQFVSRHISLNEADKQAMLEKLGVSSIEELISQTIPSSIRLEKDLEISEPLSEYEMLNHSKELASKNTDYTSYIGFGYHNTLLPSAIQRNIFENPSWYTAYTPYQAEIAQGRLEALLNFQTVVCDLTGFALANASLLDESTAAAEAMHMFFNNRTKDQKKAGANKFFISDLVLPQTVSVLKTKAEGLEIEIVVGDHKTHQFDGSYYGVLLQYPGKNGIVLDYTENIVEYKKLDLQVAVACDPMALVKLKSPAEMGADCAVGTTQRFGIPLGYGGPHAAFFACREDYKRDIPGRIIGVSQDMYGRRALRMALQTREQHIKREKATSNICTAQVLLAVMAGMYAVYHGPKGLNYIADQIHFKANALKGGLKALGYQVVEEPIFDTVKITMAEDEKGRLVRLMLDHRLNLNYFTEGVVSIAINESTTLEKLNYLMASFAQFKDKQTFKLEIKEGYSIPDENLRKDEILTESVFNKYHTETELMRYIKRLERKDLSLTHSMISLGSCTMKLNAATQMLPLSWENWGAVHPFVPVNQAEGYQEMIRELEKDLAEITGFAGTSLQPNSGAQGEYAGLMVIREYHISRGDHHRNVVLIPQSAHGTNPASAAMAGMKIVVVKNLENGEIDFEDLKAKTELHSANLSAVMITYPSTYGFFDANIKEITNLIHEHGGQVYMDGANMNAQVGFTSPGNIGADVCHLNLHKTFAIPHGGGGPGVGPICVAKHLVPFLPSNANIRIGSKEAIEGISAAPYGSGLILNISYSYIKMLGTEGLKKATGHAIMNANYLKEILAEHFPILYSNENGRVAHECIVDFRQFKSLGIEVADVAKRLMDYGFHAPTVSFPVAGTLMIEPTESESKSEIDRFAEALISIKKEIDEIANGEADATNNVLKNAPHTEQLVISDSWDKPYSREKAAYPLEWVRDHKFFASVSRVDEAYGDRNLVCTCEPIEAYM, encoded by the coding sequence ATGAATACAGAACAGTTTGTGAGCCGTCACATTTCCCTTAATGAAGCCGATAAACAGGCGATGTTGGAGAAACTTGGCGTTTCTAGTATTGAAGAGTTAATTTCTCAGACCATTCCATCTTCTATCCGTTTAGAGAAAGATCTTGAGATCTCGGAACCGCTTTCTGAATACGAAATGTTGAACCACTCAAAAGAATTGGCATCTAAAAATACAGATTATACGAGTTACATCGGATTTGGATACCACAATACACTTTTGCCTTCAGCAATCCAGAGAAATATTTTTGAAAACCCTAGCTGGTATACAGCTTATACTCCGTATCAGGCAGAAATTGCACAGGGAAGACTTGAAGCTCTTCTTAATTTCCAGACTGTAGTATGTGATCTTACAGGTTTTGCATTAGCTAATGCATCTTTGCTGGATGAATCTACTGCTGCAGCTGAAGCAATGCATATGTTCTTCAACAACAGAACGAAAGATCAGAAAAAAGCAGGAGCTAATAAGTTCTTTATTTCTGACCTTGTTCTTCCTCAAACAGTTTCTGTATTAAAAACAAAAGCTGAAGGATTAGAAATAGAAATTGTAGTGGGAGATCATAAAACACACCAGTTTGATGGTTCTTATTATGGAGTTTTATTACAGTATCCTGGTAAAAACGGAATCGTTTTAGATTACACAGAAAATATCGTAGAATACAAAAAGCTGGACCTTCAGGTAGCAGTTGCCTGTGATCCTATGGCTTTGGTTAAGCTGAAATCTCCTGCAGAAATGGGGGCTGACTGTGCGGTAGGAACTACACAGAGATTTGGTATTCCATTAGGGTACGGAGGTCCTCATGCAGCTTTCTTTGCTTGTAGAGAAGACTATAAAAGAGATATCCCGGGAAGAATCATCGGCGTTTCTCAGGATATGTACGGAAGACGTGCATTAAGAATGGCACTGCAGACAAGAGAACAGCATATCAAAAGAGAGAAAGCTACTTCAAATATCTGTACAGCTCAGGTTCTTTTGGCAGTAATGGCTGGAATGTATGCTGTTTACCACGGTCCAAAAGGATTGAACTATATCGCAGATCAGATTCACTTTAAAGCAAATGCTTTGAAAGGAGGTCTTAAAGCATTAGGTTATCAGGTAGTAGAAGAGCCAATCTTTGATACTGTGAAAATCACGATGGCTGAAGATGAGAAAGGAAGATTAGTAAGGTTGATGCTTGATCACAGATTAAATCTAAACTATTTCACAGAAGGTGTGGTAAGTATTGCGATCAACGAAAGTACAACATTAGAGAAATTAAACTATCTGATGGCTTCTTTCGCTCAGTTTAAAGACAAGCAGACTTTCAAATTAGAAATAAAAGAAGGATACAGCATTCCGGACGAAAACTTAAGAAAAGACGAAATCCTTACAGAATCAGTATTCAATAAATACCATACGGAAACAGAATTGATGCGTTACATCAAGCGTCTTGAGAGAAAAGACTTATCATTGACACATTCAATGATCTCTTTAGGATCTTGTACGATGAAACTGAACGCAGCAACTCAAATGTTACCGCTTTCCTGGGAAAACTGGGGAGCTGTTCACCCATTCGTACCTGTTAACCAGGCTGAAGGGTATCAGGAAATGATCCGTGAACTGGAGAAAGACTTAGCAGAAATTACAGGTTTTGCAGGAACTTCTCTTCAGCCAAACTCTGGAGCTCAGGGAGAATATGCAGGATTAATGGTAATCAGAGAATACCATATCTCAAGAGGAGATCACCACAGAAATGTAGTATTGATTCCTCAGTCTGCACACGGAACAAACCCGGCTTCTGCAGCTATGGCAGGAATGAAAATCGTAGTTGTGAAAAACCTTGAAAATGGTGAAATCGACTTCGAAGATCTTAAAGCTAAAACAGAACTTCATTCAGCCAACTTATCAGCTGTAATGATTACTTATCCGTCTACTTATGGATTCTTTGATGCGAACATTAAAGAAATTACAAACCTTATCCACGAGCACGGAGGACAGGTATATATGGATGGTGCCAACATGAATGCTCAGGTAGGATTTACAAGTCCTGGAAACATTGGAGCTGACGTTTGCCACCTTAACCTTCACAAAACTTTCGCAATCCCTCATGGAGGTGGAGGCCCTGGAGTAGGTCCAATTTGTGTAGCTAAACACTTAGTCCCTTTCCTTCCTTCTAACGCGAATATCAGAATCGGGTCTAAAGAAGCTATTGAGGGTATTTCTGCTGCACCTTACGGTTCAGGATTGATCCTTAATATTTCTTATTCTTACATCAAAATGCTGGGAACTGAAGGTCTTAAAAAGGCTACAGGGCATGCTATCATGAATGCTAATTACCTGAAAGAAATTTTAGCTGAGCATTTCCCAATCTTATATTCAAACGAAAACGGAAGAGTAGCTCACGAATGTATCGTAGATTTCCGTCAGTTTAAATCTTTAGGCATTGAAGTGGCTGATGTGGCGAAGAGATTGATGGACTATGGTTTCCATGCTCCTACCGTTTCTTTCCCGGTTGCAGGAACATTGATGATTGAGCCTACAGAATCTGAAAGCAAGTCTGAAATCGATCGTTTTGCAGAAGCATTGATCTCTATCAAAAAAGAAATTGATGAAATTGCCAACGGAGAAGCAGATGCGACTAACAACGTGTTGAAAAATGCTCCTCATACAGAGCAATTGGTAATCTCTGATTCTTGGGATAAACCATACAGCAGAGAAAAGGCAGCTTATCCATTAGAGTGGGTAAGAGACCACAAATTCTTCGCTTCTGTATCAAGAGTAGATGAAGCTTACGGAGACAGAAACTTAGTGTGTACTTGTGAGCCAATTGAAGCTTATATGTAA
- a CDS encoding J domain-containing protein, which translates to MKDYYYFLGISQDASEEDVKKAYRKLSLKYHPDKNDNDDFFADRFREIQEAYETLSDPVRRRAYDQNLESHQRSFRYNIPPAIKTFTANKIHAKKGEEIIINWQTSNADVVKVLPFGLEKPYGERIFKITEFKDGKFQLLLHATNSLLHKTVVQGITITEVFENDTEKFKNTVEEMFKPQPRTVMNRYGQPKIIMLFWGIIVLAIALYFLIKTLG; encoded by the coding sequence ATGAAAGACTACTACTATTTTCTCGGTATATCCCAGGATGCTTCGGAAGAAGACGTCAAAAAAGCGTATCGAAAACTGTCTTTAAAATATCATCCTGATAAAAATGATAACGACGACTTTTTTGCTGACCGTTTCCGCGAAATTCAGGAAGCTTATGAGACGTTGAGTGATCCTGTCAGAAGACGTGCTTACGATCAGAATTTAGAAAGTCATCAACGAAGTTTCAGATATAATATTCCACCTGCCATCAAAACTTTTACAGCGAATAAAATTCACGCAAAAAAAGGAGAGGAGATAATCATCAACTGGCAGACGAGTAATGCCGATGTGGTGAAGGTATTGCCTTTCGGATTAGAAAAGCCATATGGAGAGAGGATCTTCAAGATCACAGAATTTAAAGATGGGAAATTCCAGCTTCTGCTTCATGCAACGAATTCTCTTTTGCACAAAACCGTTGTTCAGGGAATTACCATTACGGAAGTTTTTGAAAATGATACTGAAAAATTCAAAAATACGGTAGAAGAAATGTTTAAGCCACAACCCAGAACGGTGATGAACAGGTATGGGCAACCTAAAATTATAATGCTGTTTTGGGGAATTATCGTACTGGCAATTGCCTTATACTTTTTGATTAAAACGCTAGGCTAG
- a CDS encoding alpha/beta hydrolase: MKIKNIFIAALSFFSMIIYGQNSRQKQYVFFLHNKFLEDHSFEEAHPKYGVAEYKEILNKLKDKNTIVISEKRKANSDPMVYAEKVRKQIDSLMKKGIPAGRITVVGTSQGGYIAQYVSFYEKNPQLKFVFIGASFKDDSLEKDKNFKLYGRILSITEKSDDGHVPLSQEQRLIRSGIKDFKEIELNTGMNHGFLFKALNDWIVPAKDWIFRK; the protein is encoded by the coding sequence ATGAAAATCAAAAATATTTTTATTGCAGCGCTGTCATTTTTTTCAATGATCATTTACGGACAAAATTCCAGACAGAAACAATATGTTTTCTTTTTACATAATAAGTTTTTAGAAGATCATTCTTTTGAAGAAGCGCATCCCAAATATGGTGTTGCAGAGTATAAAGAAATACTCAATAAATTAAAGGATAAAAATACGATTGTGATTTCTGAGAAAAGAAAAGCCAATTCAGATCCAATGGTCTATGCAGAGAAAGTGAGAAAGCAGATTGACAGTCTTATGAAAAAAGGAATTCCAGCTGGAAGGATTACTGTTGTAGGAACTTCTCAGGGAGGATATATTGCTCAGTATGTATCTTTTTATGAGAAAAATCCGCAATTGAAGTTTGTCTTCATTGGAGCAAGCTTTAAAGATGATTCTTTGGAAAAAGATAAGAACTTTAAGCTGTATGGAAGAATTCTTTCCATTACTGAGAAGTCGGATGACGGGCATGTGCCGTTGTCACAGGAGCAAAGATTGATCAGATCCGGTATTAAGGATTTTAAAGAAATAGAGCTTAATACAGGGATGAATCATGGTTTTCTTTTCAAGGCCCTCAATGACTGGATTGTTCCGGCTAAGGATTGGATTTTCCGCAAATAG
- a CDS encoding RNA polymerase sigma factor: MPQKEKESIISQTVSNYGGKLMSYIRPKVKNTEDAEDILQEVWYQFSSLTNISEIVNVGGWLYRVTANKITDRYRKKKTENLEDFVYEDEDGSFSIKDILLMDDSAGPEVKMFQDEIWKKLFEALDELPEKQRLVYVENELNDKTLQEIADEQGENIKTIISRKNYAVKHLRNRLRKLYEDLKS; this comes from the coding sequence ATGCCACAGAAAGAGAAAGAAAGCATCATCTCGCAGACCGTTTCCAACTACGGAGGGAAGCTGATGTCCTATATTCGTCCGAAAGTGAAAAATACGGAGGATGCGGAAGATATTCTGCAGGAAGTGTGGTATCAGTTCAGTAGCCTTACGAATATTTCGGAGATCGTAAATGTTGGTGGGTGGTTATATAGAGTAACAGCGAATAAAATCACGGATCGTTACCGTAAAAAGAAAACAGAAAATCTTGAAGATTTCGTATATGAAGATGAAGACGGCAGTTTTTCTATCAAGGATATCTTATTGATGGATGACAGTGCTGGTCCTGAAGTGAAAATGTTTCAGGATGAGATCTGGAAAAAACTGTTTGAAGCACTTGACGAACTTCCTGAAAAACAAAGACTGGTCTACGTAGAAAATGAACTGAACGACAAAACCCTCCAGGAGATTGCCGATGAGCAGGGTGAAAACATCAAAACCATCATCAGTAGAAAAAACTATGCTGTGAAGCATTTGAGAAACAGATTGAGAAAATTATACGAAGATTTAAAAAGTTAG
- a CDS encoding S9 family peptidase produces the protein MNLNHNIFGTALIVLSTIMTNAQSSTAKLPGDPTLPSSKANLEKLISYDKGNFKYKVEDYFARPKASAFKISPDGKYLSYKEKDQDKKNHVYVKDLSSGKITKAIVEKDDLIRGYGWLNKKRLYYTQDRGGNENIHLYATDADGGNQKDLTPFDGVKVQSIIPIKDTDFVVVTLNKNNKQIFEPFKINFVTGEMTQLYENKDVNSPIDDYLFDKDGNLRGYSVLENGLTTKTYYKDLQTGKFNLIKSADWSDTFSIIEFNENSKNKDEAYVVTNLDSDKARIVLYDLKKNAVIKEIYSNPVYDVSSISTAGKNRNYELDFISYEGTKGETVPVSKFYKEIHDKLKSQFGDKEFGIASSDDNNDKLLVVVGSDKLYGTYYEYDTKTKQTKLLYNLMPQLKEEDMAEMRPIEFKSRDGLTIHGYITLPKAALEGKKVPLIVNPHGGPQGIRDSWGFNPETQLFASRGYATLQVNFRISGGYGKSFQKSGYKQIGRKAMDDVEDGVKYAIEQGWVDKDKVAIYGGSHGGYATLMGLIKTPDLYTCGVDYVGVSNIFTFFASFPEYWKPYKEMVKQIWYDLDNPEEAKIAKEVSPVYQIDKIKKPLFVVQGANDPRVNINESDQIVKAMRAKGFEVPYLVKYDEGHGFGKEPNRIELYKSMLGFFAENFNK, from the coding sequence ATGAACCTAAATCACAACATTTTCGGTACAGCCCTTATTGTACTTTCTACCATTATGACTAACGCACAAAGTTCTACTGCCAAACTGCCGGGAGATCCTACTTTGCCATCTTCCAAAGCCAATCTTGAGAAGCTTATTTCTTACGACAAAGGAAACTTTAAATACAAAGTTGAAGATTACTTTGCAAGGCCAAAAGCTTCGGCTTTTAAAATCTCTCCCGACGGGAAATACCTTTCCTATAAAGAAAAAGATCAGGACAAAAAGAATCACGTTTATGTAAAAGACCTGAGTTCAGGAAAAATTACCAAAGCTATCGTGGAAAAAGATGATCTGATCAGAGGCTATGGCTGGCTAAATAAAAAGCGCCTTTACTACACACAGGATAGAGGAGGGAATGAGAATATTCATTTGTATGCTACAGATGCAGATGGCGGAAATCAGAAGGATTTAACACCATTTGACGGAGTAAAAGTACAGTCAATCATTCCTATAAAAGATACAGACTTCGTTGTGGTTACCCTCAATAAAAATAATAAACAGATTTTTGAACCTTTTAAAATCAACTTCGTTACCGGAGAAATGACCCAGCTGTATGAAAATAAAGATGTTAACAGCCCTATTGACGATTACCTTTTTGATAAAGATGGAAATTTAAGAGGTTATAGTGTTCTTGAAAACGGATTAACCACAAAAACATATTATAAAGATCTGCAGACAGGAAAATTCAATCTGATCAAATCTGCGGACTGGTCTGATACTTTCAGTATTATAGAATTTAATGAAAATTCTAAAAACAAAGACGAAGCTTATGTAGTAACGAATCTGGATAGCGATAAAGCGAGAATTGTGCTATATGATCTGAAAAAAAATGCTGTGATTAAAGAAATTTATTCTAATCCTGTATATGATGTAAGCTCAATAAGCACTGCCGGAAAAAACAGAAACTATGAGCTGGATTTTATCAGCTATGAAGGGACAAAAGGAGAAACGGTTCCGGTAAGTAAATTTTATAAAGAAATACATGATAAATTAAAATCTCAGTTCGGAGATAAGGAATTTGGAATTGCTTCTTCCGATGATAATAATGATAAACTTCTGGTGGTTGTAGGAAGTGATAAGCTCTACGGAACTTATTATGAATATGATACAAAAACCAAGCAGACCAAGCTTCTTTACAATCTGATGCCTCAGTTGAAGGAAGAAGACATGGCTGAAATGAGACCTATCGAATTTAAAAGCAGAGACGGGCTGACTATCCATGGATATATCACACTGCCTAAAGCGGCACTGGAAGGGAAAAAAGTTCCTTTGATTGTAAATCCTCATGGTGGACCGCAGGGAATCAGAGACAGCTGGGGATTCAATCCGGAAACACAGTTGTTTGCAAGCAGAGGATATGCCACACTTCAGGTCAACTTCAGAATTTCCGGAGGCTATGGGAAATCATTCCAGAAATCCGGTTACAAACAGATCGGAAGAAAGGCAATGGATGATGTGGAAGATGGTGTAAAATATGCCATTGAACAGGGATGGGTAGACAAAGATAAAGTAGCCATTTACGGAGGAAGTCATGGAGGATATGCAACATTAATGGGATTGATCAAAACTCCGGATTTGTATACCTGCGGAGTGGATTACGTAGGAGTTTCCAATATTTTTACCTTCTTTGCTTCCTTCCCGGAATATTGGAAGCCTTATAAAGAAATGGTAAAACAAATCTGGTATGACCTGGATAATCCTGAAGAAGCTAAAATTGCTAAGGAAGTTTCTCCGGTATATCAGATCGATAAGATTAAGAAACCGTTATTTGTAGTACAGGGAGCTAATGATCCAAGAGTAAATATCAATGAATCTGACCAGATTGTAAAAGCAATGCGTGCCAAAGGTTTTGAAGTTCCTTACCTTGTAAAATATGACGAAGGACATGGGTTTGGAAAAGAACCGAACAGAATTGAACTTTACAAATCGATGTTAGGATTCTTTGCAGAAAATTTTAATAAGTAA
- a CDS encoding DoxX family protein — translation MKLLVILFATFILALLGTFLFQGKPDFIFSGNLGMAVFIIFTGVSHFKFQKGMAMMIPDFMPAKMFWVYFTGVLEIAAGIGLMIPAIREITAVLLIIFYVLVFIANINSSRKKINIFKADYTGPGMKYLYTQRISMQIILIVWTWYFGIYLH, via the coding sequence ATGAAGCTACTTGTAATACTTTTTGCAACATTTATTCTGGCTTTGCTGGGGACTTTTTTGTTTCAGGGGAAGCCGGATTTTATATTTTCAGGTAATCTTGGAATGGCTGTATTTATCATATTTACAGGTGTTTCCCATTTTAAATTCCAAAAAGGAATGGCCATGATGATCCCGGATTTTATGCCCGCAAAAATGTTTTGGGTATACTTTACAGGTGTTTTGGAAATTGCAGCAGGAATTGGTCTCATGATTCCGGCTATTCGTGAGATAACCGCAGTTTTACTCATTATTTTTTATGTCTTGGTTTTTATAGCCAATATCAATTCTTCCAGGAAAAAGATTAATATTTTTAAAGCAGATTACACCGGTCCGGGAATGAAATACCTTTATACTCAAAGGATTTCCATGCAGATTATCTTAATCGTCTGGACATGGTATTTCGGAATATACTTACACTAA